The following are from one region of the Bradyrhizobium sediminis genome:
- a CDS encoding thioesterase family protein translates to MDARDIIKVGMSAERTLVVPPERTVGHFVPGMPMVYATPMMILEMEMASGDAIRGHLQPGWVTVGTEVDIRHLAASLVGATVRTTAKVVAVERRVIRFEVAAFDGERKIGEGRHARGLVNVDSFNKRLGAK, encoded by the coding sequence ATGGACGCACGCGACATCATCAAGGTCGGCATGAGCGCCGAGCGCACGCTCGTGGTGCCGCCGGAACGCACCGTGGGGCATTTCGTCCCGGGCATGCCGATGGTCTATGCGACGCCGATGATGATCCTGGAAATGGAGATGGCCTCGGGCGATGCGATCCGCGGGCATCTCCAGCCGGGCTGGGTCACGGTCGGCACCGAGGTCGATATCAGGCACCTTGCCGCTTCGCTGGTCGGCGCCACGGTGCGGACCACGGCGAAGGTGGTCGCGGTGGAGCGCCGCGTCATCCGCTTCGAGGTCGCAGCCTTCGACGGCGAGCGCAAGATCGGCGAGGGCCGCCACGCCCGCGGCCTCGTCAATGTCGATAGCTTCAATAAGCGGCTGGGTGCGAAGTAG